One genomic window of Medicago truncatula cultivar Jemalong A17 chromosome 1, MtrunA17r5.0-ANR, whole genome shotgun sequence includes the following:
- the LOC11412075 gene encoding DNA excision repair protein ERCC-1 yields the protein MENEAEKQNNSINKKSSTVIRIPSYQEVIESSQTKSTPPSLFVPSQTFSQAFAFVKSSEFYSPPPSLPKENAPSNASSSTPSTSSATNNAPAASPNLPNSNSQPTQNRNAILVSNRQKGNPLLKHIRNVRWTFADVVCDFLLGQSSCALYLSLRYHLLHPDYLYHRIRELQKNFKLRVVLCHVDVEDVVKPLLEVTKTALLHDCTLLCGWSLEECGRYLETIKVYENKPADIIQGQMDTDYLSRLTHALTTVRHVNKTDVVTLGTNFGSLSNIMGASMEDLARCPGIGERKVKRLFDTFHEPFKRVESSRQAIPETSVQNQPTSQDTSVINNTESSSSLEDIHKDADSASKRKKKEPEFTVRSALSVAFAKLSERAGKRNISSKLKEKEETVVVRESDAET from the exons ATGGAGAATGAAGCAGAAAAGCAAAACAATTCAATAAACAAGAAAAGTTCCACTGTGATACGAATCCCTTCATATCAAGAAGTAATTGAATCTTCACAAACAAAATCAACTCCACCATCTCTATTCGTTCCGTCTCAAACTTTTTCTCAAGCTTTTGCGTTCGTCAAATCCTCAGAATTCTACTCTCCACCTCCTTCACTTCCAAA GGAAAATGCTCCATCGAACGCTTCATCTTCAACACCGTCAACATCATCTGCAACAAATAATGCTCCTGCAGCTTCACCAAATTTACCAAATTCAAATTCTCAACCTACTCAAAATCGTAATGCAATTCTTGTCAGCAATAGACAG aAAGGGAATCCGTTGCTGAAACATATTAGGAACGTGAGATGGACATTTGCCGATGTTGTTTGTGATTTCTTGCTTGGACAAAGCTCATGTGCTCTCTATCTCag TCTTCGGTATCATCTGCTTCATCCAGACTACTTATATCACAGAATAAGGGAGCTGCAGAAGAATTTCAAACTTCGTGTAGTTTTGTGCCATGTTGATGTG GAGGATGTAGTGAAGCCTTTACTTGAAGTTACAAAAACAGCTTTGCTTCATGATTGTACCCTCTTATGTGGATGGAG CCTGGAGGAATGCGGACGTTACTTGGAAACCATAAAAGTCTACGAAAACAAACCTGCAGATATTATTCAAGGCCAAATGGATACGGACTATCTATCGCGG CTAACACATGCCCTAACAACAGTTCGGCATGTCAACAAGACTGATGTAGTTACCCTTGGTACCAACTTTGGG TCTCTATCTAACATAATGGGTGCATCCATGGAGGATCTAGCTCGTTGCCCTGGCATAGGAGAGCGCAAG GTCAAGCGCTTGTTTGACACGTTTCATGAACCGTTCAAGCGTGTGGAATCCAGCCGGCAAGCCATTCCAGAGACTTCTGTCCAGAATCAGCCAACTAGTCAAGATACATCTGTTATAAACAATACCGaatcttcctcttctcttgaaGACATACATAAGGATGCAGACAGTGCAAGCAAACGTAAGAAGAAAGAACCCGAGTTTACTGTCAGATCTGCCCTCTCCGTAGCTTTTGCCAAATTATCTGAAAGAGCTGGAAAGAGGAACATCTCATCAAAAttgaaggagaaagaagaaacaGTTGTTGTCAGAGAATCAGATGCGGAGACATAA
- the LOC11406434 gene encoding probable serine/threonine-protein kinase PBL7: MEVNSSTTVPAGPPTISTKNHTFIHHYHHLHSEKDYHNHVGHFPFKTIIIIITMVALIMLLFTIFLVVCLIRRQKSSSKNGVCKDDCESRVLHDTSRRHIAPTILSFDSSPDVKGGCLYGGNLSRTPPTPKFRGVQVFTYRELEVATNGFNEANEIGNGGINGLMYKGVLSDGTLAAIKLLQSEGKQGERAFRIEVDLLSQLRSPYLVELLGYCADQHHRLLIFEYMPNGTLQHHLHSLNDKTQPLDWWSRMRIALDCARALEFLHEHAVSPVIHRDFKTYNVLLDQNFRAKVADFGLANMGSEKRNGQVSTRVLGTTGYLAPEYASTGKLTTKSDVYSYGVVLLELLTGRVPVDIKRPTGEHVLVSWALPRLTNREKVVEMVDPVLHGQYSKKALVQVAAIAAMCIQPEADYRPLMTDVVQSLIPLVRAHSLSSSLRFQKQIPSY; this comes from the exons ATGGAAGTTAATTCAAGTACCACTGTACCTGCAGGGCCACCAACTATTTCTACAAAGAACCATACTTTCATACACCATTACCATCACTTACATTCAGAAAAAGATTACCATAACCATGTTGGACATTTTCCCTTCAAAACCATTATTATAATCATCACAATGGTTGCCTTAATTATGCTCCTATTTACCATTTTTTTGGTCGTATGCTTGATCCGTCGCCAAAAGTCTTCTAGCAAAAATGGAGTTTGCAAAGATGATTGTGAGAGTAGAGTGCTTCATGATACAAGCAGAAGACACATTGCTCCAACAATTCTGTCCTTTGATTCTAGCCCAG ATGTTAAAGGTGGGTGTCTTTATGGGGGAAATTTGAGCAGGACACCACCAACACCTAAATTTCGAGGAGTGCAAGTTTTCACTTATAGGGAGCTAGAAGTTGCTACTAATGGTTTCAATGAAGCAAATGAGATTGGTAATGGAGGAATTAATGGTTTGATGTATAAAGGAGTCTTAAGTGATGGAACTTTGGCAGCCATTAAGTTGCTTCAGAGTGAGGGTAAGCAAGGAGAGCGTGCATTCAGAATAGAG GTCGATCTCCTAAGCCAATTGCGGTCTCCTTATTTGGTGGAGTTACTTGGCTATTGTGCTGATCAACACCACAggttattgatttttgaatacATGCCAAATGGTACACTCCAACACCATCTTCATTCCCTCAACGATAAAACTCAGCCATTGGATTGGTGGTCCCGGATGAGGATAGCCCTTGATTGTGCCAGGGCCTTGGAGTTCCTGCATGAACATGCTGTTTCACCCGTGATACATAGAGACTTCAAGACTTATAATGTTTTACTGGATCAGAATTTCCGTGCAAAGGTGGCAGATTTTGGATTGGCTAATATGGGATCAGAGAAGAGAAATGGCCAGGTTTCTACCCGTGTGTTGGGGACCACTGGATATTTGGCACCAGA GTATGCCTCCACGGGTAAGCTTACTACAAAGTCGGATGTTTACAGCTACGGTGTAGTTCTTCTCGAATTACTAACAGGACGTGTACCAGTTGATATTAAGCGGCCCACCGGAGAACATGTCCTCGTCTCTTGG GCTCTTCCAAGATTGACAAACAGAGAAAAAGTTGTGGAAATGGTTGACCCAGTTCTACATGGGCAGTACTCAAAGAAGGCTTTAGTTCAG GTAGCTGCCATCGCCGCAATGTGCATACAGCCAGAAGCTGATTACAGGCCACTCATGACAGACGTTGTACAATCATTGATACCACTTGTGAGAGCCCATTCTCTTTCCAGTTCCCTAAGATTTCAGAAACAAATACCAAGTTATTAG